The genomic interval ATTGACATAATTTACGGATTACGGATTGATGCAGAATATACGGACTATTATAAAAACTATAATCACTTCAGTATATCAGCTTGCCGTGAACTTAACAAAGTCATAGTTCATGGTACAATCAATTATCAATTTACTTTTATTTTTTATTTTTTATTTATATTTTCTAATTTAATTGCATCATCAATATAACCCATTTCCTCATCACAATGGGGACAATATTCATGCTCACCCTCAATATAACCATGTTGCGGACAAACACTAAAAGTAGGTGTTATTGTGAAATATGGCAACTTGAAATTTTCTGCTATTTTCTTGACCAAAGCCTTAGTACTTTCCGCAGACGGCAACCTTTCACCAATAAAACCATGCAAAACTGTACCACCAGTGTATCTAGTTTGTAGATCATCCTGCAATTTCAAAGCTTCGAAAATATCATCAGTATAACCAACCGGCAATTGAGTGGAATTAGTATAATATGGCTCTGCTCCTTGACTTCCAACTGCTTCTTCATTGGCAACAACAATTTCTGGGAATTTGACCTTGTCTAATCGAGCAAATCGATAAGCTGTACCTTCTGCTGGGGTAGCCTCCAAGTTAAACAATTCGTTAGAGTCATTTTGATAATCCATCATTCTTTCTCGCATGAAATCTAAAACTTGGCGAGCAAATTTATGACCTTCAGGATGAGTAATGTCAACTTTCAAAAGATTTAAACAAGACTCATTAACACCATTCAAACCAATGGTATTAAAATGATTTTTCCAATATTGACCAAATCGTTCCTTGATAACTGCTAAATAAAATCTTGAATAAGGGTAAAGGCCACCTTCTGTGAATCTCTCCAAGGCTGCCCGTTTAACTTTTAGACTTTTCTTTGCTAAATCCATTAGGTAAGCCAGTCTTTCAAAATATTGTTCTTTGTTTTCGGAAGTATAACCCAGTCTAGCCATATTTATTGTGACCACCCCAATTGATCCAGTCAAAGGATTAGCTCCAAACAAGCCACCACCACGCTTACGTAGCTCCCTATTGTCTAAACGTAGGCGACAACACATACTACGAGCATCATCTGGGCTCATGTCACTATTAATAAAATTGGAGAAATATGGAATACCGTACTTAGAAGTCATCTCCATAATTTTTTCAATAATTGGAGCATCCCAATCCCAATCTGCAGTCACATTATAAGTTGGAATTGGCCAACTAAGCACTCTCCCTTTTCTGTCTCCCTCGGTCATAATTTCAATAAATGCTTGATTAAACATGTCCATTTCTTTTTGGAATTCACCATAGGTTTCCTTTTGTGGTTCACCACCAATAATAACTGACTCACCAGCTAAACTTGAAGGTGGAAATAGATCAAGGGTGACATTAGTAAATGGGGTTTGAAAACCAACTCGAGTTGGCACATTGATATTATATAAAAATGTCTGAACCTGTTGCTTGACCTGTTTGTAATCCAATCCATCATGACGAATAAATGGTGCCACAAGAGTATCTAAACTAGAAACTGCCTGTGCGCCAGCCGCTTCACCCTGCAAAGTATAGAAAAAATTAACTAACTGACTAAGAGCAGTACCAAAATGCTTTGGTGGCTTACTTTCAACTTTACCCCGAACACCTCCAAAACCTTTGAGTAATAGATCTTTAAAATCCCAACCACAACAATACGGTGCTAAAAGTTGTAAATCATGAATATGAAAATCACCGTCAACGTGCGCATTTTTAATTTCAGGAGAATAAACCTTATTTAACCAATAATTCGTACTAATGGTTGAAGCCACATAGTTATTCAATCCTTGCAAAGAATAATCCATGTTGCTATTTTCCTTGACTTTCCAATCCAACTGGCCTAAATAACTTTCCATTAATTCGTCTGAATTGATCATTGATTGAAAGTCTCTCAACTTTGAATGTTGGTCTCGATAGATGATATAAGACCTAGCAACCTTGAGCAATTTACTCTCAATTATCACCTCTTCTACTAAATCCTGAATTTCCTCAACTGCTGGTATAGATCTTTCATGAAATTTTTTATTAAGTAACTCCAATACCAAATCACTCAACTCTTCTGCTTTTTCCTTGTCCGGTTCTCCGACCGCGCGCATTGCATTAAAAATCGCCAAGGAAATTCTTTCCTGGTCAAAATCCACTATCCTATCATCACGTTTTCTTACCTGAATAATTTTATTAGCTGTGTAAACCATACTTTAGTAAAATTCTAAATACTAATTTCTAAATTCTAAATAAATTCATAATTACCAATACTCAACTTTCCAAAATAAACAAAATCAACAGGCACTTCTTGTGCCCTACCTAAACAAAAAAAACCGCTTTCATTTGGTCTCTAATTTTCATGAGCTATTAAGAGTGCAGGATGCAAGCCAAAATTGATTTAGCGGTATCAATTTTGTTTTTATTCAAAGCACGAGGAACGAAACGATGCTAAAAGCATCATGAGAGACGAGTAATGCAGAATAAGGGCAAAATTGAACCGCCCGGAGGGAAGCCAAAAAATGACTGATTTTTTTGTCGATCCTCCTTGAAGTAACTTACAGTTACTCCTATGTCGTCGCTTCGCAAAATCACCTCCTTTTTCAGCTTCTAAATCTGATTTTGGTTTGCATCCTTCACTCTATCCATTATATACCAAATACAACATCGCTTCAAAGTTTAAAGAAAATTTAAACTTTGATGTAAAATTTGGTTTTATTTAAGTGTCGCATAATTTTTAAATCTGACATTTAAAAACTGTGGATAAGTATTAGTAAAACATGTACCTTTCCTCCAGCGTTCCACCTGCCTGTTGGAATATGTGAACCCCCTTGTCATCCTGAGTTTACCGAAGGACGACAAAGACAGCTCTTCTGATTGATTTCATACAATGTCATACTTCGGTAAACTCAGCATGACATTGATCAAAACCCAAATCGTCGGCAAACCAAAAAGCAAATCAATGAATGACCCGCTTTTCTGCTATGACCTCAAATTATTAATTTAAACCCCAATTCTTGCTCTGCATTCTCCAATTCATCGATTAAACGATCATATTCAGAATCTTGTTTATTGGGATCTTTCGACTTTCTTAAGTCTTCAATCATACGAGAAGAATTGCCAAATTTAATCTGCGGGTATTCTTCTGGCTTACTTTGAGCATAATTAAACAAAGCCATTCTAGCATCAATAATCGCCCTAGCTTTTTCCAGATGTTCATCTGTTACCCTTGACATTGGCAACTTTTCGCCACTTTTTTCATTAATTAAAAATGAAGAATCTTCATCTTCATCACATTCGGTAGGTACTTCTAAATTTGGTTGTCCTTTCTTCATATAATTTTTCATTAAATCTCCTATATTATATGTTATTTAACAAGAATGTCAAAAGAAGCTCCGCATAACGGAGCCTTTTAAGATATCTTATCCTTTAAGTTTTTCAGCGGCCTCGCTTATTTCGCCGCCAGCAGCAAGTTTTTTCTTTGTCTTTGGGTCTTCTAGCCCTGGGATAGGTAAATCAAATTTTCCCATATATTTTAGTTTCATTTGTTAACTTAAAATGTTTTATATTTTAAGACGAATGATTTTTGTGAGACTTCCCATCTCCAAGCACTAGCCTGTGCATTTCTAAATACAAATGATAATCCTCGGGAAATCGACTTGCTATATCATTAAGTATAGCTAATTGTCGTTTCTTGATTGAAACATACCTTTTAAGTTGCTCAGCTCCCTCAGAACTTTGCAGGGCTACCTTTTCCAACTCACCCTCAGCTGCAAGACGACCTAGAATCTCCTTCTGTTCTTTTTGGAGGTCTTCTATGTCTTTTCGGAAATTATCAATTATAACTTCGCGATCAATTGTTATGGGGGGAATGTTTTTCATATAAAACAGAAACAAGAAATACGAAATAAAGCCCGCCTTGCCCGACCAAATTATTACTTCTGGATGAATTATTGGACAGTCGAGGCAGGAAACTAAGGGTTACTTAAGAATCTTAACTACCATCACCTAAATATTATAAACTACATTTTTTCTTTCCACAACTACATTCCATCCTCGCTTTTGAGCTTCTTGATATAAGGGAAGAGTTGGATTGAAACAAATTGGGTGACCAACGATTTCTAAAAAGTTAATATCACCTTCACTGTCACCTATGCCCCAAATATTTTCTTTTGGAATGTCCGCAAATTCAGGTCTCTGCATAATTTTTTGGGCAATGCTAGCTTTATCATGCGGAACACTTCTCATTGAAGTATAGCGACCATCTACCTGTTCGATCTCCGCTGCGTGAGATTCATTCATCCCCCAAGCTTCGGCAAACGGCTTTACTGCTTCCTCGGGAGAGCAACTGATCGCTGTAATATACCAACCTTGTTCTTTTTTTTCCTTAATTAATTCTCTAGTATAACGATAAACTTGATCTTTGTATTCAGCAACCATTTCCCTACCCAAAAGCTCAAAATCTTCTACCTTAACTCCAGAAATGCGCGCTTCAAATATTTCTATTACTTTATATAGATATTCATCGTAACTACCCTTGCGTTCTCGCCATTTTTTTTCTTCAACATTAAAATGTTTTCTAATCATTTCATTAAAAATACCAGTCTCGATCAATTTATCAACCATATACAAAAACAAAGACCAACGGAAAAAAGTACCGTCTAGATCAAGAAATAATAATCCTTTATATTCTTTCATATAAGTATAGTAAATAGTCCGCCTCGTCCGCACGTAAGCCTTGCGAACGGGCGAGACGGGTAATTAGTAATTTGTAAACAGTAAAAAATAGCTTGTAAAACGAAGAGCGACCTCAGTCGCCCTTCCATATCCTACTTTATAAACTTTTCAACTTTCAACTTTTTAACTGACTTACATCATTTTACGGCGAATAAAAGCCGGAATTTCTAAATCTTCATCATCACCTGTAGTCGTTGTTTGAGTAGTTCCAACCATAACGTCTTCTGGTTTAATCTTATCAGGATCTTCTGGTTCTGGTTCTAACGTTTTTTGTTCTAGTGTCTTTGCATCAAATCCTAAATCCTCATCATCATCTTGAGCTTTCTCCATAGACATTGCAGTTGGTTGTTCTGCTATTCTATTTGAAGCAAAATAAGATGGTGCGGATTTAGCTGCTACCGGTGACCTTAACATTGAATTTTTAGCCATCAATTCGTCAAATCCAGTGGCTACGACAGTAATCCTTATTTGATCTTTTAAATTTTCATCAACAACTGCACCGAAAATTATTCTTGCATCATTATCTACTGATTCAGTTATAGCTTTCGCAGCTTCACTGACTTCATACATAGTAATATCCGGGCCACCTGTAACGGTAAATAAAATTCCCTTCGCACCTTCAATAGATAATTCTAATAACGGACTGGAAATCGCTGCTTTGGCCGCTTCAACTGCCCGGTTGTCACCAGAAGACTCACCCATACCCATCAAAGCAGAACCACTGGATTCCATAATAGTCTTGACATCAGCAAAATCCACGTTAATTAAACCAGGCAAAGTAATTACTTCTGAAATACCTTGAACACCCTGTCTTAATACTTCATCTACCACACCAAAAGCTTCTAATAGTGGTGTTTTTTTATCAATAATTTGCCAAATCCTATCGTTAGGAATTGTAATCAATGTATCCACTTTACCACTAAGTTCATTTAGTCCATCTTCAGCTACGCGCTTCCTTGGTCCACCCTCAAAAGAAAATGGTTTAGTAACGACAGCAATAGTCAAAGCCCCCAATTCCTTAGCAATTTCTGCTAGCTTTGGGCCACAACCCGTACCTGTGCCACCACCTGCACCATAAGTGATAAATACCATGTCTGCGCCCTTTAGAACCTCTCTAAGTTCATTCTGAGACTCCTCTGCGGCCTTACGTCCAATGGATGGGTTCATCCCTGCGCCTAGACCACGAGTTGTGCTTTTGCCAATATGTATTTTGGTAGGAGCCATGCTGTTTTGCAAAGCCTGTAAATCTGTATTAACCACAATAAACTCAACTCCCTTAACGCGAGCCTGAATCATGCGATTAACTGCTGAGCTACCCCCTCCACCTACGCCAATAACTTTAATTTTTGCAAATGTTTGAATTTCTGGTTTTACTTCTGGCATATGTAAAAATAAATAATAAATAATAAATAATAAATTGAAACTTAGTACTCAGTACTTACCACTTACTTTTTTTATTGAAAAAAGGGAAAGAAAAGTGAGCAGAGCTATAAGACTAGAAGGTTCTAGGAAAATATAAATTCCCGCCCCCTCCTACTTTCATTTTCTAGCTCTTATCACTCTTCTATCCCTTGATTTTAAGGATATTTTACTTTACCACACCTACTTTAGGAAATCAAATTTTTAACCCATTTCTTCATCTTGTCAGCAGCCTCCTTAACAGACTTAAATTGGTTAGAAAGACCAAATCTAGCCATTCCCTTTTCGTTCATAACATTATAACCCCACATAACCAAGCCGAGGCCAGTTACAAATGATAAATCATTAACCTTATCAACTGCTGTATTGAATTTTTTACTAGCACCTAGTGAAACTGGCAACATTGTTTTTCTTTTTCCGACTTCAATTAGTCCTGGCAATTTCGAACCGCCACCAATTAATATTATACCAGCGGGCAATAGTCCGCTACGATTAATCTTTTGTAATTCCTGATCTACTTTTTCAAATACTTCCTCTACTCTAGCTTCAACTATTTCAGCAATATATTTTTTTGAGAACACTTGATCTTCACCGCCATGATCTCTTAGATTAATTTCATCTTCTTTTTCGAAGTTTTTAGGCAAAGCGGTACCAATTTCAATTTTTATTCTTTCGGCAACATCCAAAGATGTTTGCAATCCAATAGCCAAATCAGCCGTAATATGATCAGCACCAATTGGCAAAACTGAAACATGCAAAACATCACCTTCCTCAAACACTATAACCTTAGTAGTTGATGCGCCAATGTCTACTAATGCTACGCCTAATTCTTTTTGCCTTGGAGACAAAACAGCTTCAGCAGCAGCCAAGACGCTAAGTACCAAATCATTAATATCTAAACCAATCCGATAAATACATTTTGTTAAATTTTTTACCTGGGAGTTAAGAGCTCTAATAACTTGTGTTGTTACTTCTAGACGAATGCCTGACATCCCAATTGGATCCTTAACACCAGTTTGATTATCAATTGAAAAATTCTTAGGAACCACGTGAAGGATTTCATAATTAACTGGAGCTGCTACTGCTCGGGCCGCTTCAATTACACGCTCAACATCATTTTCTTGAATTTCACCACTGGTTCGAGCGATTGCTATCACACCATTACTTTCCTGTGAAGAAATATGAGTTCCCCCAATACCCACCCAGGCATTTTCAATCGGCAGACCAATCATTCGTTCAGCTTTTTCTAAACAAGCAGAAATACTAGAAACAACATCTTCAATACTAACAACAGCGCCTTTGTTCAACCCTTGGGCCGGCACTTCTACAACACCAATTACATTTAACTGTTCTGTTTCACCAGCTCGGGATGTTTGTCCTACCACAATACGAATATGTGAGGATCCAATATCCAAACCAGCAATAATATTTTCTGCCATAGATTACTAGAGGCATAGCCTCAAAATATGATCAAGCATAATCCAGGGCACTAACCCAATTAGATTACGCTTTTATACTATTAATATAATACATTAAATAACATTTTACAGCAAGTAAGTAAATTATCCCAATTTAGTGGATAATCTACTATTTTGTACACCAAAATGGTTCAACAAGATAATCTCTATTAAAAGTAAGGTACAAAAATTAACAAAGCAATTATAACGCTAGCAATAGAAGCAACCAACACAATTGCAGACATGATATCCTTTACCTCCTTAACATAACTATGCAATCGTGGTTTAAACAAGTCCAACAATCTCTCAAAAACAGTATTAAGCATTTCTAATATTAAAACTCCAGCAATCATCAAAACTATTAAACTCCATTGCCATAATTTAATTTGCATGTACCAACCTAGAAAAATAACCACAACAGTTGCAATCATGTGGATCTTAAAATTTTGCTCTTTCTTGATTAATGATAATAATCCTCGAAATGCAAACCTGAAACTCTTGTACAATCGTTTAAGATTTATCATAAAATTTATTTAAAATTTTTACTTCCAAGGCCTCCATTTTTTTTGCTACTTTTTCCTGGTGATGTTCATATCCTAACAAATGCAAAAAACCATGTAAGACTAATTTTAGAACCTCCTGCTCAAAAGTATTATCATAATCCCCTGCTTGTTTCTTGGCCTGCTCTGGGCAAACTAATATTTCTCCTAAAAACTTGGGGCCGGCTTTCGTCTGTTCTTCTACAAAAGACAAAACATCAGTAACTTGGTTTTTGTGGCGATAAGCTTTATTCCATTTTTTAATTACTACTGGATCAACAAAGGCCACTGAAACCGAAGCCTTACCCTGATGTTTGGCTTGCTTTTGGGCAAAGTTAAGGATTGAACTAATCTTTTTTCTTGGCAAACGAAAACTGGTTTGATTATTAAACTCAGTATTAATCATAAATTAAAAACTTACAGGTGGTGGTCCAGAACTTTCTGGTTCTTCTTCGACAACTACAGAATCTTCAACAACCGGATCTATTGGAGCCGCTGGTTCCTGAACAACTGGAACTACAGGTTGAGTAACAACTTCTACAAACTCAAAACTGCTGACGATCATAGCAAAGACATTTGGAAAGTTAGCTTTCTCTTTCAATCCAATATTATAATTTACTGCAAATACTTTATCCTTGGCTGGACTTTCGACATACACAGTAAAACCGTCTGGACTCTCTACCACATTAAGTTCGTTATAAGTTTTATAATGTTTTAACTGACTAATCTTGACTGATGAAGCAATGCTCAAGTACCAATTATCTACGCTCTGCGCCGGTTTCTTTTCATAAACTAAAATATTTACAAATTCATTCTGATTGGAACTGATCATTAAATCACTTGGATCATCCTGGTCCAATGGCTGAATTAACCAGGTAGTTGGATATAATATTTTATAACCATACATATTGTTTGTATAATAATCCACAAAATCCTTCTCCCAAAGTCGAACACTTGTCTCGTCAACTGGGCTATAAAAATTCATGATTTCTTCCTGATCTTTGTAAACATCACCATCAGTATCATTTAAACTTTCACTTGTTCCAAAAACAACTTCCTCGGCATCAGTTAGCTTATCTTTGTCTTTGTCCGGTCCAGCCAACAAGCCAAGACTGTATTGATTAATATCATCTGGATTAAACTTCAATTCATCTTCTTCTACCACGGGTTCTTCAACTGGCTCTATTACTGGCTCTGGCTCTTCTGGTTCTTCTACTGGAACAACTGGCTGTTCAGGCATCGGCTGAACTTTAGGTGCCTGCACTACTGGAGTAACACTTTCTGATCCTGTTTGATCATAGCTTTTGTAAAGCAAGAAAGCTGAACCAAGCACGACTACAACTATAACTAAAATTATAATTAAATTTAAATTCTTTTTACTCCCTGGCGCCTTGGGCTTAGACAGCTTCGGTGGTTTGGCAACAACTCCTGAAGCTACTGGTTTACCCTTAACAATTGGCTTCCCAGCATTTGTAGAAGCTATTGTTTTATCGCCCAAATAATACTCCATAGGCATAGTATGAATATCCGCTTTTTCTTTGGCAGTACCTTTGTCTTTTTCAGGCTTAGGTCCTGATGGAGAATTTGAAGGTGCCGGCGGCGCGGCTGGCGCTGGTGGTTGAGGTTTTTTATTATCAGTGTCGTCAAACATAAAAAGTTATTTTAAATTATAAATTATAAATTTAATATTATTAAAAAATGCTATTGCTTATTACTATTTACCAATTACTAGTTACTGTTTACTACTCTTCAACTCGGTCAAAGCTTTCTGAAAATTCAACAACTTACCCGGGCCTTTCGGATTATAACCTCCCAAAACTTCCTCACCATCGAGAAAACCATCCCCATCAGTATCTGCAGTCAAAGGATCTGTTTTGTAAACATTAACTTCACTTATATCAAACAATCCATCACCATCGGAATCTGCTTTAAATATATTAGTCCCAAGTTCTTTTTCCAGATCATCAG from Candidatus Falkowbacteria bacterium carries:
- a CDS encoding ribonucleoside triphosphate reductase, whose amino-acid sequence is MVYTANKIIQVRKRDDRIVDFDQERISLAIFNAMRAVGEPDKEKAEELSDLVLELLNKKFHERSIPAVEEIQDLVEEVIIESKLLKVARSYIIYRDQHSKLRDFQSMINSDELMESYLGQLDWKVKENSNMDYSLQGLNNYVASTISTNYWLNKVYSPEIKNAHVDGDFHIHDLQLLAPYCCGWDFKDLLLKGFGGVRGKVESKPPKHFGTALSQLVNFFYTLQGEAAGAQAVSSLDTLVAPFIRHDGLDYKQVKQQVQTFLYNINVPTRVGFQTPFTNVTLDLFPPSSLAGESVIIGGEPQKETYGEFQKEMDMFNQAFIEIMTEGDRKGRVLSWPIPTYNVTADWDWDAPIIEKIMEMTSKYGIPYFSNFINSDMSPDDARSMCCRLRLDNRELRKRGGGLFGANPLTGSIGVVTINMARLGYTSENKEQYFERLAYLMDLAKKSLKVKRAALERFTEGGLYPYSRFYLAVIKERFGQYWKNHFNTIGLNGVNESCLNLLKVDITHPEGHKFARQVLDFMRERMMDYQNDSNELFNLEATPAEGTAYRFARLDKVKFPEIVVANEEAVGSQGAEPYYTNSTQLPVGYTDDIFEALKLQDDLQTRYTGGTVLHGFIGERLPSAESTKALVKKIAENFKLPYFTITPTFSVCPQHGYIEGEHEYCPHCDEEMGYIDDAIKLENINKK
- a CDS encoding HAD-IB family phosphatase; translation: MKEYKGLLFLDLDGTFFRWSLFLYMVDKLIETGIFNEMIRKHFNVEEKKWRERKGSYDEYLYKVIEIFEARISGVKVEDFELLGREMVAEYKDQVYRYTRELIKEKKEQGWYITAISCSPEEAVKPFAEAWGMNESHAAEIEQVDGRYTSMRSVPHDKASIAQKIMQRPEFADIPKENIWGIGDSEGDINFLEIVGHPICFNPTLPLYQEAQKRGWNVVVERKNVVYNI
- the ftsZ gene encoding cell division protein FtsZ, with the translated sequence MPEVKPEIQTFAKIKVIGVGGGGSSAVNRMIQARVKGVEFIVVNTDLQALQNSMAPTKIHIGKSTTRGLGAGMNPSIGRKAAEESQNELREVLKGADMVFITYGAGGGTGTGCGPKLAEIAKELGALTIAVVTKPFSFEGGPRKRVAEDGLNELSGKVDTLITIPNDRIWQIIDKKTPLLEAFGVVDEVLRQGVQGISEVITLPGLINVDFADVKTIMESSGSALMGMGESSGDNRAVEAAKAAISSPLLELSIEGAKGILFTVTGGPDITMYEVSEAAKAITESVDNDARIIFGAVVDENLKDQIRITVVATGFDELMAKNSMLRSPVAAKSAPSYFASNRIAEQPTAMSMEKAQDDDEDLGFDAKTLEQKTLEPEPEDPDKIKPEDVMVGTTQTTTTGDDEDLEIPAFIRRKMM
- the ftsA gene encoding cell division protein FtsA; translation: MAENIIAGLDIGSSHIRIVVGQTSRAGETEQLNVIGVVEVPAQGLNKGAVVSIEDVVSSISACLEKAERMIGLPIENAWVGIGGTHISSQESNGVIAIARTSGEIQENDVERVIEAARAVAAPVNYEILHVVPKNFSIDNQTGVKDPIGMSGIRLEVTTQVIRALNSQVKNLTKCIYRIGLDINDLVLSVLAAAEAVLSPRQKELGVALVDIGASTTKVIVFEEGDVLHVSVLPIGADHITADLAIGLQTSLDVAERIKIEIGTALPKNFEKEDEINLRDHGGEDQVFSKKYIAEIVEARVEEVFEKVDQELQKINRSGLLPAGIILIGGGSKLPGLIEVGKRKTMLPVSLGASKKFNTAVDKVNDLSFVTGLGLVMWGYNVMNEKGMARFGLSNQFKSVKEAADKMKKWVKNLIS
- a CDS encoding diacylglycerol kinase family protein, whose amino-acid sequence is MINLKRLYKSFRFAFRGLLSLIKKEQNFKIHMIATVVVIFLGWYMQIKLWQWSLIVLMIAGVLILEMLNTVFERLLDLFKPRLHSYVKEVKDIMSAIVLVASIASVIIALLIFVPYF
- the ybeY gene encoding rRNA maturation RNase YbeY is translated as MINTEFNNQTSFRLPRKKISSILNFAQKQAKHQGKASVSVAFVDPVVIKKWNKAYRHKNQVTDVLSFVEEQTKAGPKFLGEILVCPEQAKKQAGDYDNTFEQEVLKLVLHGFLHLLGYEHHQEKVAKKMEALEVKILNKFYDKS